A window of Ictalurus punctatus breed USDA103 chromosome 21, Coco_2.0, whole genome shotgun sequence genomic DNA:
CTGTGGGTCCAGGAGAAATATCATTTCATCtgactgtatactgtacattacagcTGATGATACAGTTGAGATGGAAAGAGCTGTGAACAAACTTTTCATTCACcacataatttattttttgcatatcTTGTAATTACTCCaattagccataacattaaaaccacgtACAGGTAActtgaataacattgattatctcgttacaatggcacctgtaaaAAGGGTGGGACATGTtaggcagtaagtgaacagtcagttctcaaagtgttgtgttgaaagcaggaaaaatggaaaagtgCAAGGatggtggttttaatgttatggctgatcagcgTATAAAACAAAGTATGTGCCCTAAAAGTTACGCTACATgcaaatagataaaatataaaatgtaatcatCTCTGAACAAAGGAAGAAATCTGTGACATGACCTGCTTACAATGtcagcatttttctttttatattttattatctatTATCTTACTATCTTCAGGTGTGTTCTCACCTCTCCTCATCCATGTTTTCCTCCTCCTCAAAGCTGCCTtcatccagatccaggtccagctCAGTTCCAATGCCTGAATCTCGTGGAGTCATAAAAAGACTAGACCCCAATGTAAACAGGCATTACACAACTAGAAACACAATTTACTCCTACGTGAAATATTTAGGTTGCCAGCTCATGGTACCCTTTAAACATGTCCCGAATTGAGGTGTGATGTGAAGAACAAACCCTACCTAACAGAGCGGCATGTGAAGAACACAATTCTTTTCAGCCTCTTGTTGTAGAAGAAATAGTTGAAGGACCACAGGTTGCCTTCTTCTCCATATGGGTCAGAATCAAGGTCTGGATTATAGCTTAAAATATGACAGAAAATATCCTTTCAGTAGTACATACTTATCCTAATCATAAAAGAGAAAGTAAAATCAAGTGATCTAAATCAGGgtttctcaaccttttgtaactaaagctccctcaagcctcccctatcatgtgtcatgtggaaagttgctaagatttgtccaaaaagtcacttGATTTGATGCTaggtgctctttttttttggcaaaaaagTCActgaaggggtctgaaaagttgcTAAGTTCGCAaaactggtctgcactgacagctagataaaaggtaggctaagctctgcctctcccaagcaaaaagaaaatacagagggagagggagcgTGGGGTTtctcatttatgcacattctatttgaaaagtaataaaatacaccgagtacctaaatgatgccctgtccgtgttttttttcttgaaaacaatttgcacccCGCCTTTCGATCTCAGCACACCCCCCTGGCtgagaaccactgatctagATTAATCATGATCCCTGAACATGGATATTTTCAGAATGTTGCCTTCATGATTTGGATTAAATTGAGTTTTACCTGTAAATATCACACTCAGTCAGACTGATCTCATTGTCAATGGCCTCCCAGAGCTTCGGCTGTAAGCGATTGTATGCCTCCCCAGCAGCAGCAGACAAGCTACTGTTCACGGCATTAAACACCTGAAAGGACACCACcatgaaatagatttttaattttGCTGAGCTTGCATTCCCCTACAGCAtattctatattttttaaataatggtcTCAGTAAAAATAATCTAAACAGCTCTTCGGCATGCAGCATAGTTTTAACAACATTTGTATGTGTGAAAATTTCCCTACCCAGTTGACACTGGGCTCTCTACTGAAGTCATGACCTCGGGTGCGGCTGAAGTCATAGTCCGGCCTGAAGGACTCGTTGAGAGTAGCAATCAAGTAGAACAGAGTCTTCCTGCTGCACTTATCAGAAAGTGGACCCTCCCCTTCATCGCCACTTTGACTGTGACTCAGCCTGAAAGTGCATGCgcatttgtatatttgtatatatgcatgcatgtatgtatgtatatatgggGGAAGTTATCTAATCTGGCTGATTCAATAACAgtatgaatgtgcaggtgttcagGTGTGgtgagtgtacacacacacacacacacacatatacataatatatatatatatatatatatatatatatatatatacacacacacacatatatatacacataatatatatatatatatatatatatatatatatatatatatatatatgtgtgtgtgtgtatgtgtatatatatatatatatatatatatatatatatatatatatatacacatacatatacacacacacagagagagagagagagagagatagatacacacaccataatcataataacatacagttacaatgcatacagtagttaaactcagagcttcattattagtagagatgcggcacagatgcaggtaattcacacacgcacaatctc
This region includes:
- the maf1a gene encoding repressor of RNA polymerase III transcription MAF1 homolog isoform X1 yields the protein MKLLENSSFEAINTQLTIETGDCKIIGRIESYSCKMAGEDKQMFKQFCQEGLPHVLEALSPPQSSGISPNKLSHSQSGDEGEGPLSDKCSRKTLFYLIATLNESFRPDYDFSRTRGHDFSREPSVNWVFNAVNSSLSAAAGEAYNRLQPKLWEAIDNEISLTECDIYSYNPDLDSDPYGEEGNLWSFNYFFYNKRLKRIVFFTCRSVSLFMTPRDSGIGTELDLDLDEGSFEEEENMDEERYRPLCAQ
- the maf1a gene encoding repressor of RNA polymerase III transcription MAF1 homolog isoform X2 is translated as MAGEDKQMFKQFCQEGLPHVLEALSPPQSSGISPNKLSHSQSGDEGEGPLSDKCSRKTLFYLIATLNESFRPDYDFSRTRGHDFSREPSVNWVFNAVNSSLSAAAGEAYNRLQPKLWEAIDNEISLTECDIYSYNPDLDSDPYGEEGNLWSFNYFFYNKRLKRIVFFTCRSVSLFMTPRDSGIGTELDLDLDEGSFEEEENMDEERYRPLCAQ